In Saccharicrinis fermentans DSM 9555 = JCM 21142, a genomic segment contains:
- a CDS encoding sterol desaturase family protein, which yields MQLTIYILIVIAAFVLMEGVAWFVHKYVMHGFLWNLHEDHHVPKGSHQHSFFEKNDWFFVIFAIPSMICYILGSLLPSGVFFSVAIGITLYGFAYFVFHEVVFHRRFKWLKGWKPTYVRSVILAHSMHHRHHSPIDGECFGLLIFPMKYFKKEKLKRKNITKE from the coding sequence ATGCAGCTCACTATTTATATACTTATTGTTATCGCGGCATTTGTTCTTATGGAAGGGGTCGCTTGGTTTGTACATAAATACGTGATGCATGGTTTTTTGTGGAATCTTCATGAAGATCATCATGTTCCTAAAGGATCTCATCAACATTCTTTTTTTGAAAAAAACGATTGGTTTTTTGTCATATTCGCTATACCATCAATGATTTGTTATATTTTAGGTAGTCTGTTGCCCAGTGGTGTTTTTTTTAGTGTGGCCATCGGAATTACTTTGTACGGGTTTGCATATTTTGTATTTCATGAGGTGGTTTTTCATCGAAGGTTTAAATGGTTAAAGGGTTGGAAACCAACTTATGTTCGATCTGTTATATTGGCTCACTCTATGCATCATAGACATCATAGCCCGATAGATGGAGAGTGTTTTGGATTGTTGATTTTTCCCATGAAATATTTTAAGAAGGAAAAATTGAAAAGGAAAAATATTACTAAAGAATAA
- a CDS encoding phytoene/squalene synthase family protein codes for MDNKEYNNVIELVEVSDDVGSVAALKIAHKRKIDKNNQAKLLFDRVGYACSKIVTESYSTSFSIGVRCLNPSIRQAIYSIYGFVRFADEIVDSFHQYKKVELLDDFENDLYKSLSDGISLNPILNSFQHTVKKYDIQEDLIRAFLKSMRADLYKKSYNEQELKQYIYGSADVVGLMCLKVFVDGDQRMYNDLKYSASKLGSAFQKVNFLRDVKDDTEELHRSYFPQLRYSVLEEDSKHAILTDIYQDYKIALEGIKKLPKKARLGVYIAYVYYLGLTKKIGQTKAKDLRRKRLRISNLQKIMLLAKAYFVIKVGLF; via the coding sequence ATGGATAATAAAGAATATAATAATGTAATAGAACTAGTGGAGGTGTCTGATGATGTAGGCTCTGTTGCCGCGCTTAAGATAGCACATAAAAGAAAGATAGATAAAAATAATCAGGCAAAGCTCCTCTTTGACAGGGTAGGTTATGCGTGTAGTAAGATAGTAACAGAATCCTATAGTACCTCCTTTAGTATTGGTGTACGTTGTTTGAATCCCTCTATTCGTCAGGCTATTTATAGTATTTATGGTTTTGTTCGTTTTGCTGATGAGATCGTTGATTCTTTTCATCAATACAAAAAAGTAGAGCTGTTGGACGATTTTGAAAATGATTTATACAAATCACTGTCCGATGGAATTAGTTTAAATCCTATTTTAAATTCTTTTCAGCATACTGTAAAGAAATACGATATTCAGGAAGATTTGATACGCGCTTTTCTTAAGAGTATGCGTGCTGATTTATATAAGAAATCTTACAATGAGCAAGAGCTAAAGCAGTATATTTATGGTTCGGCTGATGTGGTGGGCTTGATGTGTTTAAAGGTTTTTGTGGATGGTGATCAGCGTATGTATAATGACTTAAAGTATAGTGCGTCTAAATTAGGTTCGGCTTTTCAAAAGGTCAATTTTTTGCGTGATGTAAAAGATGATACGGAAGAGTTACATCGTTCTTATTTTCCGCAATTGCGGTATTCTGTCTTGGAGGAGGATAGTAAACACGCCATTTTGACCGACATATACCAGGATTATAAAATAGCCTTAGAAGGAATTAAGAAACTGCCCAAAAAAGCACGCTTGGGTGTTTATATTGCTTATGTATATTATTTGGGTTTGACAAAAAAAATAGGGCAGACCAAAGCCAAGGATTTGAGAAGGAAGCGCTTAAGAATTTCTAATCTGCAAAAAATTATGTTATTGGCCAAGGCGTATTTTGTAATAAAGGTTGGCTTGTTTTAA
- a CDS encoding phytoene desaturase family protein, which produces MKYTHPKKVLVIGAGFSGLSAANYLAKEGFEVSVYEKHDMSGGRARQFSEGGFKFDMGPTWYWMPDVFEKFFADFNKKTIDYYRLQRLDPGYKVFFGEDDFMDIPEKLEDIYNLFEREESGGGKFLKRFLKHAEYNYKVAMDKVVYMPGKSPLELISVATVSRLGQFISSITQMVRSGVKSERLRQILEFPVLFLGAKPEQTPAFYCFMNYADMVLGTWYPQGGMYSVVSAFEKLAEENGVSLNFNANVEKIVSQNGMVKGVVVNGKLVEADAVVSGADYYHTETLLDIKDRNYSESYWNKKVFAPSALLFYVGFNKKLKNLAHHTLFFDTSFKQHAISIYDDKVWPENPLFYASFPSLTDRDCSPLGSEAAIFLIPIATGLTDSSDMRNKYFDEIMDRLEKITQQSVKDNVVLKRSYCVNDFKRDYNAYGGNAYGLSNILKQTAFLKPKLQNKKLTNMFYTGQLTVPGPGVPPAIISGKIVSGLVTQYLNKKS; this is translated from the coding sequence ATGAAATATACGCACCCAAAGAAAGTACTTGTTATAGGAGCTGGATTTTCCGGACTGTCGGCAGCTAATTATTTAGCTAAGGAAGGGTTTGAGGTGAGTGTATATGAGAAACATGATATGAGTGGAGGGCGAGCCAGGCAATTTTCAGAAGGAGGTTTTAAATTTGATATGGGGCCCACTTGGTATTGGATGCCCGATGTTTTTGAGAAATTTTTCGCAGATTTTAATAAAAAAACAATCGACTATTATCGTTTACAAAGATTAGATCCGGGCTATAAAGTTTTTTTTGGAGAGGATGATTTTATGGATATCCCAGAAAAACTGGAGGACATTTATAACTTGTTTGAAAGAGAGGAGTCTGGAGGAGGTAAATTTTTGAAGCGATTTTTAAAGCATGCTGAGTATAATTATAAGGTGGCAATGGATAAGGTGGTATACATGCCTGGTAAGTCGCCGCTAGAATTGATAAGTGTAGCTACTGTTAGCAGGCTGGGACAATTTATTAGCTCTATTACACAAATGGTTCGCTCCGGCGTTAAAAGTGAGCGATTACGACAAATATTAGAATTTCCGGTATTGTTTTTAGGGGCAAAGCCTGAGCAAACACCTGCCTTTTATTGTTTTATGAATTATGCCGACATGGTATTGGGAACTTGGTATCCCCAAGGGGGTATGTATAGTGTTGTTTCTGCATTTGAGAAGTTAGCTGAGGAAAATGGTGTGAGTTTAAACTTCAATGCGAATGTGGAAAAAATTGTTTCACAAAATGGCATGGTAAAAGGAGTGGTGGTGAATGGTAAATTAGTAGAGGCGGATGCTGTTGTTTCGGGTGCTGATTATTATCATACAGAGACCTTATTGGATATAAAAGATAGAAATTATTCTGAGTCCTATTGGAATAAGAAAGTTTTTGCTCCGTCGGCTCTGTTGTTTTATGTGGGTTTTAATAAAAAACTAAAGAATTTGGCACATCATACCTTATTTTTTGATACGTCGTTTAAGCAGCACGCTATCAGTATTTATGATGATAAAGTATGGCCTGAAAATCCTCTGTTTTACGCTAGCTTTCCTAGTCTGACCGATCGCGATTGTTCTCCTTTGGGAAGTGAAGCGGCCATATTTTTAATTCCAATTGCAACAGGTCTGACAGATTCTTCTGATATGCGGAATAAGTATTTTGATGAAATAATGGATCGACTTGAAAAAATTACTCAACAATCTGTTAAAGATAATGTTGTATTAAAAAGATCTTATTGTGTCAATGATTTTAAAAGGGATTATAATGCCTATGGTGGAAACGCCTATGGATTGTCAAATATTTTAAAGCAAACAGCATTTTTAAAGCCCAAACTGCAAAATAAAAAATTAACAAACATGTTCTACACCGGCCAACTCACAGTTCCTGGTCCGGGTGTGCCTCCTGCAATTATATCGGGTAAAATAGTTTCTGGCTTAGTGACCCAATATTTGAATAAGAAGAGTTGA
- a CDS encoding uroporphyrinogen decarboxylase family protein, whose protein sequence is MNHKERVLKALNNDVPDRVPFFYWDVPEFGEKMISFFGFTDRDQLLEHLDVDFRWVEPKYIGPQLVDSNNKCKKDIWGVGYSRIKKGKFSYWQATDFPLKGITDPAALSDFDWPSNALFDFNSLNAQLEKYKDYAIMTAPGYSSPGLFRIVQRLIGRDSFMEVMMSHPKFFKALCDKVIDFYSSFIDEFFEVAQNRVDFIRVADDFGSQTGLTIGHDHWDNYIRPSIDAFTAKPKALGVHFYMHSCGGVRKLLPNFISAGAEVLDPIQTRAAGMDPEGLKKDYGKLITFCGAVDEELLLRKGTPKQVKEGVNSLLDVMAPGGRFILGPSHKIKVETPVENVIAMYEAARDWQPKHS, encoded by the coding sequence ATGAACCACAAAGAAAGAGTCTTAAAAGCTCTGAACAACGATGTTCCGGATAGGGTTCCATTTTTTTATTGGGATGTTCCGGAATTTGGTGAGAAAATGATCTCCTTTTTTGGTTTTACTGACCGCGATCAACTTCTAGAGCATCTGGATGTTGATTTTAGATGGGTGGAACCAAAATATATAGGACCTCAGTTAGTTGATAGTAACAACAAGTGTAAAAAAGACATTTGGGGAGTAGGTTACTCTCGCATTAAAAAAGGTAAATTTAGCTATTGGCAAGCTACCGACTTTCCGCTGAAAGGGATTACTGATCCGGCCGCTTTGTCCGACTTCGATTGGCCATCAAATGCACTCTTCGATTTTAATTCCCTGAATGCCCAATTGGAAAAGTATAAGGATTATGCAATCATGACTGCGCCTGGATATTCCTCACCAGGTTTATTTCGTATTGTGCAACGTTTAATTGGACGGGATAGCTTTATGGAAGTCATGATGTCACATCCTAAATTTTTTAAAGCCCTTTGCGATAAGGTGATAGATTTTTATAGTAGCTTTATTGATGAATTTTTTGAAGTCGCCCAAAATCGGGTGGACTTTATTAGAGTGGCCGATGATTTCGGTTCGCAAACTGGTTTAACCATTGGACATGACCATTGGGATAATTACATTCGGCCATCTATAGATGCTTTTACAGCTAAACCCAAAGCGTTGGGTGTGCACTTTTATATGCATAGCTGTGGTGGGGTTCGTAAACTTTTGCCTAATTTTATTAGCGCAGGAGCTGAAGTGTTGGACCCTATACAAACCAGGGCAGCAGGTATGGATCCTGAGGGCTTGAAAAAAGATTATGGTAAGTTGATTACTTTTTGCGGTGCCGTGGATGAAGAACTGTTGCTACGAAAAGGTACGCCAAAACAAGTAAAAGAGGGTGTGAATAGTCTCTTGGATGTAATGGCGCCCGGAGGGCGATTTATCTTAGGGCCTAGTCATAAAATTAAGGTGGAAACACCTGTTGAAAATGTAATTGCAATGTATGAAGCTGCCAGAGATTGGCAACCTAAACATTCGTAA
- the rlmB gene encoding 23S rRNA (guanosine(2251)-2'-O)-methyltransferase RlmB: MAGKSDFLFGIRSVIEAIRSGKEIEKVLVKKGLQGELYEELIDTMKEAKIAWQTVPVERINRATRKNHQGVIAFVSAITYHDLENTLIGLFEEGKNPLVLVLDGITDIRNMGAIARSAECAGVNAIVIPEKGGAPINADAVKTSAGALLNIPVSRVKNLYKSLEYLQNSGLKLVAATEKASENYTKVDFSGPTAIVMGAEDKGVSSQILKICDAAAKIPIVGTIGSLNVSVAAGILVYEAVRQRNE; the protein is encoded by the coding sequence ATGGCAGGGAAAAGTGATTTTTTATTTGGTATCAGATCGGTTATAGAAGCCATCCGTTCGGGTAAAGAAATTGAAAAGGTATTGGTGAAGAAGGGCTTGCAGGGAGAACTCTATGAGGAGTTGATTGATACCATGAAAGAAGCAAAAATCGCCTGGCAAACTGTACCTGTTGAGCGAATTAATCGGGCTACAAGAAAAAATCACCAGGGCGTGATTGCTTTTGTTTCTGCTATTACTTATCATGACCTTGAAAATACGCTTATAGGTCTGTTTGAAGAAGGAAAAAACCCATTGGTACTTGTTCTCGATGGAATCACTGATATTCGAAATATGGGTGCCATAGCTCGTTCTGCTGAATGTGCAGGTGTTAATGCCATTGTGATACCAGAAAAAGGTGGAGCTCCTATTAATGCGGATGCTGTAAAAACTTCGGCAGGTGCACTGCTTAATATACCAGTGTCTAGGGTTAAAAACCTATATAAATCTTTGGAGTATTTGCAAAATTCAGGTCTAAAGTTAGTGGCAGCTACAGAAAAAGCCAGTGAAAATTATACGAAGGTTGATTTTTCAGGCCCTACTGCCATTGTCATGGGGGCTGAAGATAAAGGGGTGTCATCTCAAATACTTAAAATATGTGATGCCGCTGCAAAAATTCCTATTGTTGGTACCATAGGTTCTTTAAATGTGTCTGTTGCTGCTGGAATATTGGTTTACGAGGCAGTTCGACAACGAAATGAATAG
- a CDS encoding ABC-F family ATP-binding cassette domain-containing protein → MVSVNQLSVEFGGFTLFKDVSFLVNPKDKIGLAGKNGAGKSTLLKILAGVQTPTSGTLSCAKDVKIGYLPQHMKHDDTGTVWDEVEKAFGELKTLEKEIDYLNEQLGKRTDYESQSYLDLIHQVSDKSERLNMLGGANYASGIEVTLKGLGFERDDFTRLTSEFSGGWRMRIQLAKILLQKPDVFLLDEPTNHLDIESIQWFEEFLKNYSGAVVLVSHDRAFLDNITKRTIEIQMGKIYDYKASYTRYLELREERKEQQMAAYRNQQKLIEDTEKFIERFRYQATKAVQVQSRIKQLEKLDRIEVDEFDKSALRIKFPPAPHAGSITLEGKHVSKSYGEHEVLSDVDFTIERGEKVAFIGRNGEGKTTMARMIMNEISFTGSIKLGHQVKIGYFAQNQADLLDESVSVLETIDRVAVGDVRLKIRDLLGAFMFSGEAVDKKVSVLSGGERTRLAMVKLLLEPVNLLILDEPTNHLDIRSKELLKQAVKDFEGTVVVVSHDREFLDGLVDKVYEFRHKKMKEHLGGIYEFLERKKMESLKEMELQKPNGKAVKAKDNGGENQGAKLSYEQRKEISRRVKKAQQQVEKCEKKIAQLEENIVELDRLMQIPQNASDPEFVRKYQELNVLLEKEMEQWETCQQELDEAELEKRKLD, encoded by the coding sequence ATGGTTTCGGTAAATCAGTTGTCGGTTGAGTTTGGAGGTTTTACCTTATTCAAAGATGTGTCTTTTCTAGTCAATCCTAAAGACAAAATTGGATTAGCAGGTAAAAATGGTGCTGGAAAATCAACATTACTTAAAATATTAGCAGGTGTTCAAACACCTACCAGTGGTACATTATCTTGTGCCAAAGATGTGAAAATTGGTTATCTGCCTCAGCATATGAAGCATGATGATACTGGTACCGTGTGGGATGAAGTGGAAAAAGCATTTGGTGAGCTTAAAACACTGGAAAAGGAAATAGATTATTTGAACGAGCAGTTGGGGAAACGGACGGATTATGAATCGCAATCATATCTGGATTTGATTCATCAGGTAAGTGATAAAAGCGAAAGATTAAATATGCTTGGTGGTGCAAACTACGCCTCAGGTATAGAGGTTACCTTGAAAGGACTTGGGTTTGAAAGAGATGATTTTACACGTTTGACTTCTGAGTTTTCTGGTGGATGGAGAATGCGTATCCAACTTGCAAAGATATTATTGCAAAAACCAGATGTGTTTTTATTGGATGAACCTACTAACCATTTGGATATAGAGTCGATACAATGGTTCGAAGAATTTCTGAAAAACTATAGTGGTGCAGTGGTCTTGGTTTCTCATGACCGTGCTTTTTTGGATAATATAACCAAACGAACTATTGAAATTCAAATGGGAAAGATATATGATTACAAAGCTTCTTATACCAGATACCTTGAGCTGAGAGAAGAGCGAAAGGAACAGCAAATGGCAGCTTATCGTAATCAGCAGAAACTAATTGAAGACACAGAGAAATTTATTGAACGTTTTCGATATCAGGCAACCAAAGCGGTTCAGGTTCAGTCGCGCATTAAGCAACTGGAGAAATTGGATCGAATCGAGGTTGATGAGTTTGATAAATCGGCATTGAGGATTAAGTTTCCCCCGGCGCCGCATGCGGGAAGTATTACACTGGAAGGTAAACATGTTTCAAAAAGCTATGGTGAACATGAGGTTTTGTCTGATGTTGATTTTACCATTGAAAGAGGTGAAAAGGTTGCCTTTATAGGAAGAAATGGGGAGGGTAAAACTACCATGGCTAGGATGATTATGAATGAGATTAGCTTCACAGGTAGCATAAAATTAGGTCACCAGGTGAAAATAGGCTATTTTGCTCAGAATCAAGCCGACCTACTGGATGAAAGTGTTTCTGTACTTGAAACAATTGATCGTGTGGCGGTTGGTGATGTGAGGTTAAAGATTCGTGATTTATTGGGTGCTTTTATGTTTAGTGGTGAAGCGGTGGATAAAAAAGTATCGGTTTTGTCAGGAGGGGAAAGAACCCGCTTGGCAATGGTTAAACTGCTGCTTGAACCAGTGAACTTACTTATCCTGGATGAGCCAACAAACCATTTGGATATTAGATCTAAAGAACTATTGAAACAAGCGGTTAAAGATTTTGAGGGAACGGTGGTCGTGGTTTCTCATGATCGTGAATTCCTCGATGGCCTGGTGGATAAGGTTTATGAATTCCGTCATAAAAAAATGAAGGAACACCTAGGCGGTATCTATGAATTTCTGGAAAGAAAGAAAATGGAATCCTTGAAGGAAATGGAGTTGCAGAAACCGAATGGTAAAGCGGTGAAAGCCAAAGATAATGGGGGGGAGAATCAGGGGGCAAAACTATCTTACGAACAAAGAAAGGAAATTAGTAGAAGGGTTAAAAAAGCCCAGCAGCAAGTGGAGAAATGCGAAAAGAAAATAGCTCAACTGGAAGAGAATATTGTGGAGTTAGATAGATTGATGCAGATACCCCAAAATGCAAGTGATCCTGAATTTGTGCGAAAATATCAGGAACTGAATGTTTTACTGGAGAAAGAAATGGAACAATGGGAGACTTGTCAACAGGAATTAGATGAGGCTGAGTTGGAAAAGAGAAAATTGGATTAA
- a CDS encoding LysM peptidoglycan-binding domain-containing protein — MIRKSFISYWIFVAFIYASLPVMAQDNSGKKIADKVIVDGNTYYLHIVKKGEGFYGIAKKYGVSQKEIHEANPGSIFGLKPGDILRVPVIDGRNSNANEIKQSGKFIYHTVEKGQTLYFLSRKYKVSIDDIKKYNAGANGDLLVGTIFKIPVATTQKQNEDSGSSYIYHVVKPKETLYGISMKYHTKVDSILKYNQALLDGILSVGSTVRIPKVDLPLVSEVISDQAMHSPIEDDQYLYHKIEQGETIYSVSKMYHVSQQDLVSTNPSLNPDSLPLGYLVRIPKVKVEKPDENGHRQENDFKKHTVRRKETIYSISQKYGVEIADIEEANPNMILTHIRKGTKINIPTSTYLARKKEEQRMAQLVVEDKEEPYLDTVSVDCGAYDYYASKEILKVALLLPFDLEATRKENIVSKIEGDQEVLMERENPVVSSRSRSFVEFYEGALMALDSLKKQGVNVQLYTFDTAPDTNKVKQILNRPELRSVDLIVGPAYASNLKLVSDFSVSHQIKMVYPLSSVNPVLNENPYLFQVNTPDSLLFDQYSNYIVKQRENMRIVVLKSAVPNDEEDKLAMMIKNKLYLKYLPQGKIPDFMEIAFSEQNVQGVEALLSHDKENLVVIPSPDEADVSKIITTLHGVSESTDVKIKLIGFGSWLRFQTIDAEEIHDLDTEILTPYVLDHQNSVVQDFSAKYRAWYYTEPLAVSPYFIRSGRDAKYSRYGIWGFDVMFYFLSAQVQYGSQFEHCIQHYSAKQVQFNFNFKRYANWGGFFNDGLYVIRFSPSLDIYRKPLN, encoded by the coding sequence ATGATCAGAAAATCATTTATTAGCTATTGGATATTTGTTGCATTTATTTATGCTTCATTGCCTGTTATGGCACAAGATAACAGTGGTAAGAAAATTGCCGACAAAGTTATTGTTGATGGAAATACCTATTATTTACATATCGTAAAAAAAGGAGAGGGGTTTTATGGGATAGCCAAAAAATATGGCGTATCTCAAAAAGAAATCCACGAAGCAAATCCTGGTTCTATTTTCGGTTTAAAGCCTGGTGATATACTTCGTGTTCCTGTTATTGATGGTAGAAATAGCAATGCAAATGAAATTAAACAATCTGGTAAGTTTATTTATCATACCGTTGAGAAAGGACAAACGCTTTACTTTTTGTCTAGGAAGTATAAAGTGAGTATCGACGATATTAAAAAATATAACGCTGGTGCTAACGGCGATTTATTGGTGGGAACTATTTTTAAGATTCCTGTAGCTACCACCCAAAAACAAAATGAAGATTCTGGTAGCTCGTATATTTATCATGTGGTAAAACCTAAAGAGACCCTTTATGGTATTTCTATGAAATATCATACAAAGGTAGATTCTATTTTAAAGTATAACCAGGCTTTATTGGATGGTATCTTGTCGGTTGGTTCTACGGTTCGTATACCCAAGGTTGATTTGCCTTTGGTAAGCGAGGTTATAAGTGATCAGGCTATGCATTCGCCTATTGAAGATGATCAATATTTGTATCACAAAATAGAACAAGGTGAAACCATTTATTCGGTGAGTAAAATGTATCATGTTTCGCAACAAGACTTGGTGAGTACTAATCCTAGTTTAAATCCTGACAGTCTACCCTTGGGTTACCTGGTGAGAATACCTAAGGTAAAGGTTGAAAAGCCAGACGAGAATGGACATCGTCAGGAAAACGATTTTAAAAAGCATACTGTTCGACGTAAGGAAACTATTTATTCTATATCGCAGAAATATGGAGTGGAGATTGCCGATATTGAGGAGGCTAATCCAAACATGATATTGACCCATATTCGAAAAGGAACAAAAATTAATATTCCCACATCAACTTACCTTGCTCGTAAGAAGGAGGAACAGCGCATGGCGCAATTGGTGGTCGAAGATAAAGAAGAGCCTTATTTGGATACTGTTTCTGTGGATTGTGGAGCTTACGATTATTATGCAAGTAAAGAGATTCTTAAAGTAGCTTTGTTATTACCCTTTGATTTGGAGGCTACACGTAAGGAAAATATTGTGAGCAAAATAGAAGGTGATCAAGAGGTGCTAATGGAGAGGGAAAATCCGGTTGTTTCGTCTCGTTCACGTAGTTTTGTGGAGTTTTATGAAGGAGCCTTGATGGCGCTTGATTCTTTGAAAAAACAAGGTGTTAATGTGCAGCTTTATACCTTTGATACAGCACCTGATACAAATAAAGTGAAGCAAATTCTGAATCGGCCTGAGCTTCGATCGGTGGATCTGATTGTGGGACCTGCGTATGCGAGTAACTTAAAACTGGTCTCAGATTTTTCGGTTAGTCATCAAATAAAAATGGTTTATCCCTTGTCAAGTGTAAATCCTGTCCTGAATGAAAATCCATATTTGTTTCAAGTAAATACACCGGATAGTTTGTTGTTCGATCAATATTCGAATTATATTGTGAAACAACGTGAGAATATGCGTATTGTCGTGTTAAAATCTGCTGTTCCTAATGATGAGGAGGATAAGCTGGCTATGATGATTAAAAATAAGCTCTATCTTAAGTATCTTCCTCAGGGGAAAATACCAGATTTTATGGAAATAGCTTTTTCTGAACAAAATGTGCAAGGGGTGGAAGCATTGCTCAGTCATGACAAAGAGAATTTAGTCGTTATTCCTTCTCCCGATGAAGCAGATGTATCTAAGATTATAACTACTTTACACGGTGTATCAGAGTCTACAGACGTAAAGATAAAATTAATTGGTTTTGGGAGTTGGTTGAGATTTCAAACCATTGATGCAGAGGAAATACATGATTTGGATACAGAAATATTGACACCCTATGTGTTGGATCATCAGAATAGTGTGGTTCAAGATTTTTCTGCGAAATATAGAGCATGGTATTATACTGAACCATTGGCCGTTTCACCTTACTTTATTCGGTCAGGAAGAGATGCGAAATATTCTAGGTATGGTATATGGGGCTTTGATGTGATGTTTTATTTCTTAAGTGCCCAGGTTCAATATGGATCTCAGTTTGAGCACTGTATTCAGCATTACTCGGCAAAACAAGTGCAATTCAACTTTAACTTTAAGAGGTATGCTAACTGGGGAGGATTTTTTAATGATGGCTTGTATGTAATCAGGTTTAGTCCTTCTTTGGATATATATCGCAAACCCCTTAACTAA
- the dnaA gene encoding chromosomal replication initiator protein DnaA yields MKPGYEIVWNNCLNVIKDNIPQISFKTWFEPIVPLKIESDVLTIQVPSAFFYEYLEEHFIDLLRSTIRRELGHSAKLEYSVVVDNPHQKNQQPLTQRLPSNNRTDLRNRPVSMQMNSEKPVVKNPFVIPGIKKLNVDPQLNSDYTFENHIEGECNRLARSAGMAVAKNPGKTAFNPLFLYGNSGLGKTHLAQAIGIDVKKYFPEKTVLYVNANKFQTQFTESVRNNTQNDFLNFYQMIDVLIIDDVQEFAGKEKTQNTFFHIFNHLHQMGKQLILTADKAPVEMKGMEDRLLSRFKWGLSADVHIPDYDTRVAILKHKLYKDGINSIGGDVIEYIASNISQNIRELEGALISLLAQATLNKKEITREVAMSIVDKLVKKTQKELSVDYIQQIVCDYFGLAVDSLQSKTRKREIVQARQVAMYFSKSLTNSSLSAIGSKIGKKDHATVLHACKTVNNLIETDKDFKNQMQEIEAQIKM; encoded by the coding sequence ATGAAGCCCGGTTACGAAATTGTATGGAATAATTGTTTGAATGTAATTAAAGACAATATTCCACAAATAAGCTTTAAAACATGGTTCGAACCTATTGTGCCTCTTAAGATTGAAAGTGATGTATTAACCATTCAGGTTCCGAGTGCTTTTTTTTATGAGTATTTGGAAGAGCATTTTATCGATCTTTTGAGAAGTACCATTAGAAGAGAACTTGGGCATTCGGCTAAGTTGGAGTATAGTGTGGTTGTGGATAACCCTCATCAAAAGAATCAACAGCCATTAACCCAACGCTTGCCCTCGAATAACAGAACAGACTTACGAAACCGACCCGTATCCATGCAAATGAATTCGGAAAAGCCGGTGGTGAAAAACCCGTTTGTTATCCCAGGCATCAAAAAGTTGAATGTGGATCCTCAGCTTAATTCTGATTATACCTTTGAGAACCATATCGAAGGTGAATGTAATAGATTGGCTCGCTCAGCTGGTATGGCGGTAGCTAAGAATCCTGGTAAGACAGCCTTTAACCCATTGTTTTTGTATGGTAACTCCGGATTAGGAAAAACTCACTTGGCACAGGCAATAGGTATTGATGTAAAAAAGTATTTTCCTGAAAAAACCGTTTTATATGTAAACGCAAATAAGTTTCAAACGCAGTTTACCGAATCGGTTCGTAATAATACACAAAATGATTTTCTTAACTTTTATCAGATGATTGATGTTTTGATCATTGATGATGTGCAGGAGTTTGCAGGAAAAGAGAAAACACAAAATACGTTTTTCCATATTTTTAACCACCTTCATCAAATGGGTAAGCAGCTAATATTAACGGCCGATAAAGCACCTGTGGAAATGAAGGGGATGGAAGATAGATTGCTGTCACGTTTTAAATGGGGATTGTCTGCTGATGTACATATACCCGATTATGATACGCGTGTGGCTATTTTGAAGCATAAACTATATAAGGACGGAATCAATTCTATTGGTGGTGATGTGATAGAGTATATTGCTTCTAATATTTCGCAAAATATACGGGAGTTAGAGGGTGCTTTAATTTCATTATTGGCTCAGGCGACACTTAATAAAAAAGAGATCACAAGGGAAGTGGCCATGTCAATTGTCGATAAGTTGGTAAAGAAAACGCAAAAAGAGTTAAGTGTTGACTATATACAGCAGATTGTATGCGACTATTTTGGATTGGCAGTGGATTCTTTGCAGTCTAAAACACGAAAAAGAGAAATTGTGCAGGCTCGTCAGGTAGCTATGTATTTTTCTAAGAGCCTGACAAACTCGTCTTTGTCTGCCATTGGATCGAAAATTGGAAAGAAAGATCATGCAACTGTTTTACATGCTTGTAAAACAGTGAATAACCTAATAGAAACAGATAAAGATTTTAAAAACCAAATGCAGGAAATCGAAGCCCAAATAAAAATGTAA